The following is a genomic window from Bos taurus isolate L1 Dominette 01449 registration number 42190680 breed Hereford chromosome 11, ARS-UCD2.0, whole genome shotgun sequence.
TGGCCCAAGCTGCACTTTGGGGAATTTAGGAAAGGAAGACTGGCCGCTTGTCAGAAGCAGGGCCAGGCATTTCTAGCCTCCCATTTCCCTTTCTTTGGAAAGTCTTGGTAACCACCAAATGTACCATGATCCAGTGCCTTGGGTCTTTTCAGTCTTGAACCAGGCTTTGAGACTTCACTGTTGAACTGAACCAGGTTACAATACTGTGGCCATGCCTTATAGAAAAAGGAGGAGCTCCAAAGAGCGCTGGCTGGGAGCCAGAAAACTGTTTCTTCTCAGCCTTATCACCTAACTCTGTAACATTTGTGcgatcagtcgatcagtcatgtctgactctatgaccccatgtactgtagcctgccaggctcctctgttcatggaatttttcaggtcaGAATAAAGtgttctgccatttccttctccagggaatcttctagacccaggaatcaaatccatatctcccgccttgcaggcgaattctttactgcttcaccacctgtgaagccctcatTGGCCCAGTTaaccctctctgagcttccacttTTCTCCCTGGTAAAGTGGTATCCTCTCAGCTTCTCTTAGGGAGAGCAAATGAGAAATGGACAGGAAGATGTTCTGGAATCCTTGAATCGAGGACTGGAATCCTTGAAACAAGGGGAGGATGGTGTTCCTTTGAGAGCCATGAAGCCCTGTCTTGGCTTGAGGGGATAGGACGTTCTGCCTGCCTGGTTCTTGATCACAGATGGAAAAGCCTGAGTTGCATCAGTGAAGCTGGAAACCTTGGCCAGGATCAGTATTCCTCAGAGTATTCCCAAAAGAAGTATTGGTACTTTCTGTGATAAACCCCACATCATCACTAAAGATGGTTCCAGTTGAATTACAGGTATCTGTAGGTCAGGATGCATAACTGGCTTTTTTATTTGGAGTCATATTATTCACCCTGAATCTTTTTCTAGGAAAATTAACTTAGAGGTTTACAGTCTGTGCAAAAAGTActgtgcttctctttttttcttccttaagctGTCCTCTTCTACTCTAGAAATTTCAGGAATATCCATATTCCTTTTCTGAGTTGAAAATTTCTGTCAAGTAGTTAGCTGTTCGTGGCATGTGCTGTTTTCCTCCCAGATCTTCCTCATTGTAGGCTTTCTCTGTCCCCTTCGTACCTTTCCTTGTCCTCCTTTCAGCCTATCCACGTGAAGGGCAACCCTCCAGATCAGAGATACTGGGTCACGTGCTACTTTAACTTTAGGAGAGTTATCCTGACTTAGAGGAATGGTTTGTTTCTAGAAAGCATATTGTCTGGAATCtggagatcaaaaaaaaaaaaaaagaatgagaccatgATTTATTTACTAATAGGATGATTGATCCTTTAACTGTATCAGGTACCCACACAGACACATTCACGGTCTCCTGTCCTTGCAGGTCAGTCCCATAGCAAAGAGGTTTAGGTTGCCAAAGATGTGTGGGACTGAGACCTTCAGtttgctcatgctgctgctgctgctgctagtcaagtccgactctgtgtgaccccatagacggcagcccaccaggctccaccgtccctgggattctccaggcaagaacactggagcgggttgcctttccttctccaatgcatgaagtgaaaggtgaaagtgaagtcgctcagtcgtgtccgactcttagcgacctcatggactgcagcctaccaggctcctccgtccatgggattttccaggcaagaatactggagtggggtgccattggaggTTTGCTCATAGGTGTGTTCAAAGGCTCTTTGAAAGGAGCTGACCtaaggaggagggcatggaccCTAGGCTTAGTGTGGATATTTTGAATTGTTCAGGTTGTATGTGACTTGGCACCCTTTGAAACTATAATTAAGGAGTAGGAAATACCttgtgggttttttggttttttttaaatcactttcttTGGAGGAAGTTTAAGAAGGCCCTTGGTAGCTCAGTAGTGGGATTCTTGAGGGCTGGAGGGTGGGTAGTGCttgagaagggagggaagaatgaGGTGATGGGACACTGCTTACCAGGTGAGCTGAGACCACGCACGTACCTTTATATCTGCCATGTTCTCTAGATGTGTAAAAGCTCTGGGGGAGTGAAGGTATGATGTAGGGATGGCTTTATAAAAACATCTTTCACTTATATGTCCTTAGCCAAAACTATCCAGCAGTAATAAATACAAACAACTAGATTAGAATCTGCTGGACAGATTTTAAGAGACACAAAAAGTTTGTGAATCCCCATCGATCTCTTCTGGGATGTTCAATATACTGATAACTTCACAGAATTCTCAGCATGACAAATACCTCTTCTACCATGAGGCTATTTGTTAGAATGAGGGAATTTTAAAATCTTACAGTAAAAACTACTCTTgattaaaatatatagtaaataaaaaataagttacaaagatgtaatggacagcacagggaatatagtcaatattttattgtAACTTTGTATGTAGTATGATCTATAAAGCcatcaaatcactatgctgtatatctgaaaccaATACGTTATAAGTCAACtatgcttcagttaaaaaaacaaaaacaaaatccagtGCTCCTCCAATAATACCAAATTTGTTTCCTttcaccattcttttttttttattactagcttagtttttaagtttttggttttggttgtgctgggtctttgttgctgtgcgcgGGCTACTCtcgttgtggcgagtgggggctgctctctcgtTGTGGCGCGTGGGGGCTGCTCTCGCGTTGTGGAGagtggcttctcactgtggtgggctctcttgttgcggaacatggactgtagaccctgggccagtagttgtggcatgcgggcttagttgccccatgactTACGGAATCCTcccgggccagggatcgaacctgtgtttcctctcattggcaggcagcctcccaaccactggaccatcgggGAAGTCCTACGTCATTCTTTTTGAACTTCCACGTTTCGTATTGAAATTTTAGAAGAATCAATGTTTATTAACTGCAACCCGccacccgccccgccccctgcccaaaCCCACTTTGTTCCAGAGGTCAGAGAAGAGTGCTCCCGTTTGACATGGTGGTCTTGAAACCCCATCACCTTGGTTAGGGTTCCAGCTCTGCTCTTAACATAGTTACTTCTTTAAATCTGTTTCCTCaagtgtaaaatgggaataaaagtaACAGTATCTACCTCAGAGGTTCACTGTAGCAAGATAACGCCCTGGCACCTGAGAAGCAATCCTTCTTCAGGATTCTTTTCAAGGATGAGTTCTCTGCTGTAGAACCTGATAAGAAAATTCTTTACTGGGTATTGCCATTCCACTTTGGAGGATTCTCTTTTAATGTCAGGCTTGTCTAACTGGTGGTTCTTGGGTAGGTCATCCATCTCAGTAGTGTCAGAACTCTGCAGTTACAGCACCAGCAAACTGTCTCAGTACTCTTTCTTTGTTGCGTTGCCCACAGCCTGAAGTCTGTTCTTGGCCTTTGATATTTCACTAACatgtcattttcatttctcttttccttcttgctATAAATAGCAGAGTTCTCAAGGATACAgtttgagttttgacaaatgtatacatgCATGAAATGATCATctagattaagagatacaaagtaCATTTCTGTGCCCCAGAAAGTCCCTCCCGACCCTCTCCATTCAAAACCCCCACCCCTATCACATTCAGATTTCTAGGGCCTAAATTAATTTTTGCCTTCTTGAACTAACATAGAGGGAGCATGAGGCCTGTCCTCTCCCTCACTATACTCTTTCTGCTCTAGCAGTAGTTTTCCCTTTTATAGCTGGGAGTTGTTCCAGTGTATGAATGTACCACAGCTTCATAATCCATTCTTCTCTTGATGGCATTTGGGTTGGTCTCAGTTGTGGGCGATTCGGATGAAGCTGGTGTGTGTCTTTTTATCTCTCTGAACACTCGGTGTGGTTAGTGTCTCCTCTTAGCCCTGCAGCCTTGGGCAAGTGTCTTAATCTTTGTAcattggtttcttcatctgtgaaatgctaGGTTGGGAAATAGTTCAAAGTTGTGGCCAtcgtttttttatttaaaaaaaaaggaaatagaataaaataggTGATTACGGTGAATGACATGGAACTCCACATGCTGCAGCCCACATATAAATAGTTATGTGTGTACAGGTGTGTACATAATAACAAATATAAATTGTGTTTGTTATTTTGAATTGTGAGCACATCTGTTTGCAGCACACTAGTTTGTATATGTCCTTGTATAAGCAAGGAAGTTGAAGCACCTGTGAGTTGTCTAGTTAATGTGTATCTCTGCCCTCAGATGTCTAAAACAGCCACAGTGTTAAGGGTCACTTACTCACACCTCACTGTGGACCAGCCAGTACTTTAAAAGCTTACTAACATAAGCTTACAGCCCTCGAAACtttcctattcagttcagttaagtcgcatccgactctgcgaccccatgaactgcggcatgcccggcctacctgtccatcaccaactcccggagtttaccaaacccgtgtgcattgagtcggtgatatcatccaaccatctcatcttgaaTCTCATCCAACCATCCCTTCTTctgcgctcaatctttcccagcatcagggtcttttccaatgagtcagctcttcgcatcaggtggccaaagtattggagtttcagcttcaacatcagtccttccaatgaacacccaggactgatctcctttaggatggactggttggatctccttgcagtccaagggactctcaagagtcttctccaacaccacagttcaaaagcatcaattcttctgcgctcagccctctttatagtccaactctcatatccatacatgaccacaggaaaaaccatggccttgactagacggacctttgttgacaaagtaatgtctctgctttttaatatactgtctaggttggtcgtaactttcttccaaggagtaagtgtcttttaatttcatggctgcagtcaccatctgcagtgattttggagccccccaaaataaagtcagccactgtttccactgtttccccatctaatttgccatgaagtgatgggaccggatgccatgatcttcgttttctgaatgttgagctttaagccaactttttcactctcctctttcactttcatcaagaggctctttagttcctcttcactttgtgccatgagagtggtgtcatctgcatatctgaggttattgatatttctcctggcaatcttgattccagcttgtgcttcctccagcccagcatttctcatgatgtactcttcatataagttaaataagcagggtgacaatatacagccttgacgtactcctttttctatttggaaacagtctgttgttccatgtccagttctaactattgcttcctgacttaAGTGggttattatcaccattttataaATGGAGAAGCTGCTTAGACATCAGTTGTTATacaacttgcctgaggtcagagAGCTCAAATCGAGGATGGTAGAGCCATGATTTGAACCCAGGTACTGCAAGTCTTGAATCTGTGCTCTAAACCACTGTTCTGGGGGACATGAAAGAGATAAGTGACATGTGAGCAAATGCAGTGAATAATAATCTAATCAGTACCATGGTTCTCTCTTTTATTTCAGATATGAGAAATGAGTGTTGGACGTCGAAGAATAAAGTTGTTGGGAATCTTGATGATGGtaaatgtcttcatttatttgatcGTGGAAGTCTCCAAAAGCAGTagccaagaaaaaaatggaaaggggGAAGTAATAATACCCAAAGAAAGGTTCTGGAAGATATCTGACCTTCCTCAGGCATATTGGAACAAGGAACAGGAAAAGCTGAACAGGAGGTTCAATCCCATTTTGAACACGTTAGCCAACCAGACAGGAGAAGCATCCGGATTCTCCAATATAAGCCATCTCAATTACTGTGAACCTGACCTGAGGGTCATGTCAGTGGTTTCAGGTTTCGACAGTTTGCCAGACAGATTTAAAGATTTTCTGCTATATTTGAGATGTCGAAATTATTCACTGCTTATAGACCAACCAGATAAGTGTGCAAAGAAGCCCTTCTTATTGCTGGCGATTAAGTCCCTAACTTCACATTTCGATAGAAGGCAAGCAATTCGGGAATCTTGGGGCAAAGAAACCCATGTGGGGAACCAAACAGTGGTGCGAGTCTTCTTACTGGGCCAGACCCCTGCAGAGGACAACCATCCTGACCTTTCAGATATGCTGAAATTTGAGAGTGAGAAGCACCAAGACATTCTTTTGTGGAACTACAGAGATACATTCTTCAACTTGTCTCTGAAAGAAGTACTCTTTCTCAGGTGGGTGAGCACTTCCTGCCCAAATGCCGAGTTCGTGTTCAAGGGCGATGATGATGTTTTTGTGAACACCCATCATCTCCTGAATTACTTGAATAGCTTATCCGGGAACAAAGCCAAAGATTTGTTTATTGGTGACGTGATTCATAATGCTGGACCTCATCGGGATAAGAAACTCAAGTACTACATCCCGGAAGTTGTTTACACTGGCGTCTACCCGCCTTATGCAGGAGGAGGCGGATTCCTCTACTCCGGCCACCTGGCCCTGAGACTGTACAATGTGACTGACCGGGTCCTTCTCTACCCCATTGATGATGTTTATACTGGAATGTGCCTTCAGAAACTCGGCCTTGCTCCAGAGAGACACAAAGGCTTCAGGACATTTGATAtagaagagaaaagcaggagTAACATTTGTTCCTATGTAGATTTGATGTTGGTACATAGTAGAAAACCTCAAGAGATGATTGATATTTGGTCTCGGTTGCAGAGTGctcatttaaaatgctgaattatgTGCAAACtatattttacatagaaatgTATCTCAAATAGTTCCCATTTGTGTTTTCTTCCATTAGAGGTCATTTCTATGTAAAACCATCAAAATTGCCTTTATAGATCATGTCCATTTGACGGCCTCTAAACCCTTCAGTTCAGacgtaaagcgtctgcctgcaatgcgggagacctgggttcaatccctgggttgggaagatcccctggagaaggaaatgacaacccactccagtattcttgcctggagaatcccatggatggaggagcctgaggggctacagtccacggggtcgcaaagagttggacatgactgagcgacttcactcattcactcaaacCCTTCAGTGTGGTACTTCCTGAAGAGGGAAAGCAGAAGATGCTAATTTTTGATGTAGAATATGACAAAATGAATGATTCTGACTCTTCCTGTTAGCCAGTGGTCATTATTTTCTAACTTGTCCCCCTCATCATTTGAAATCATGTTTCTAGAATTTGACCATATTTTTGTTTTGCCCTCATATGATGATAATCCTATTTCCCATTATAATGAGTAAATTATCAGTTTAGGTATTCATAAACCTATTGGCAGAAGAGACATTGTTCTATATGACTCAGTAGTTTTAGTGAAATGCAATTACATTTGTTTTCATGAAATTTAGATGAAGTTTTAAAATCATCTAGAAAAAATTGACTTTTGTCAGAATTGCCCTGCCACCCCAACAGTATTTCCTCGTGTTAACCTAATCAATCAGTTTTGCAAAATGAGCATCGCTGGGTGACATTTATCCAGTTTATCATGTTTTGGTCTTATGATCATCATGAGAAAGCTTAACTATCTTGCATTTGGTCTCCTGGGTGGTATCATGATAGTTCtcttttttagtatttgaaaataaTGAGTATGATTCCATAATCTTCAAACTGAAGATTGAATTGTCCCTGGCAACCatattgtatttataatttttcattgtgGACCAGGAAAGCATATGTAACTTTTGAACTTTAAGTGAAAAGATTGAAATTGCAGACCTTTTCATGAATGATTTGTCAGTTTAAAACTTCAGGATTCTATTCTTGCCATATGGTTACATGTTACTTACACAAAATTATTATCCGAAGTAGTGACTGCTTTCCTGTTTCAGTGTAGAAGTgcctgtgtttttatttattgttcagATCAAATAccaaacattttcttaaatatattttgtgtaatattttatttgtatacaGTGTTGACTTATTTAACTAGAGCATGGTATTTTAAATAGTAAAGTAACATGTTAAATAGAACTAATggttatttttgaattttaaaacctGTTCTCTTTTGGGGGAATATAAACTAGGATTCTGCCAAACTGTTGCTTATATATACTATCTTGTGACATGCTTTCTTGAGATATTTTTGTGTTGTAGAGATGAAGATTCTTACAGATGTGATAGTGGAAACTGTAAGAAGAGGGAAATAAAGTCACCATATTTTTAATTGTCATGTGTAACGTGTCATCTATAATTTCTATTTCCtgtatttaattacatttttccCCAAAAGGCCTTTCCCAAAAAGGCTGCCTTTTTCCCCCCAGAAACTATTGACTGCAGTAGTAATATTGGGCTATACCTTTTTCTCTGTCTCCGTGGGTCATTTGTCtttgcatttaatattttttaaagtgcttcCCCATGTAATGTCTTTAGAGAGGagcatgaatatttatttatgcttCCACTTCCTGGTAGTATGAAGAATTTAACTAGGAAATGGAGCAGCATCTTAAAGATTATATCATCCTAAGCCATATCCATTTTGGGATTTGTGTGTTTCTGTGAAACTTAGATGTATGTTCCATCTGTGATGAAACAGAGCCCCCTTGACCACTCATTTTCCTGGACTTGTGCTGAGAAGAAACTGCTAACGTCCAGTTAAAAACGAGTAGGCATTGGATGGAACTCAAAAAACAGAAGGCTTATTGTGAGAACACATAGCACACTGTCCTCTCCTACTGGGAATGCCAAGGCCATACGTGTGAGTGGATGTGAGGACACAGATACTCACTCACTGTGGGGTTTGCAGGCTTGTAAGTTTGGTCCTTCTCAAGGGCTCATGTGCTGGCGTCTGACCTCTCAGCTCCAGTGCTTGTGAGTAAAGGGTGGTGGCGCACACCACCACGTCAGGTTTAGAGAAGAATAATGAAGCTCTCAGAACATTCATATGCAGTTGGTTCACAAATTGTTTGTGTCCATATACAAGCATGTGGTTCCTGGACCATGTGTTCTCAAGAAGCAGATTTCTCTCCTGAGGaagatgtcttttaattttttttcttacagggATTCTCCTTCACTGAGATTTCAAGTCTGCAGAGATAGAAGAGACACAGCAAGTTTTGAACCATGTTTTGAAAAGCCACAGAGGGCCTTTGGTGAGCCTCCTCATCACATGTAGCTTCGTTTGAACATCAGTCCTGCGTGCTGATGATGTTTGGTGGGTGAGATGCTCTCCAGATCTTCTTTATTTGGCCGAGGTTCTCATGCAGTCGTTACCTGAGCCCACAACACAGGTCATTGACCTCATGGGATGACCCTTTTTCAGCAAAGGGATCCTAAGTATTGGGTTCACCGTTGGTACTGGCTGATCCTAAacccaggaagcacttttggtgCCCTTGAGATAGATTCTTACCTGAGTGTCCGTCTCGGATGTAAGTATCAGATCTAATTCATTCTTAGAGAAACATTCAATAACTGGCCTCAATGGAAACTGGTGTTTGAACCTTTTTCATGGTTATTCACAAGTCATGATGATTTTGAGTTTGAAGGTCACAAAGGCTAAATGAGCATTGCCAAAGTTTGGGCTTTTCATCAACCCAACCAGGCTTTAAGAGGAAAAGGATGAAGGAGACCAGAATGGCTCATTTCTATCCCTGACCCTGGTTTCCTGTCTTGAGTTGGTTGAGGGAAGAATGGAAAAGAAGGGCAGGATGTTTGAGTCACACTTGAAGTTGAATTCAGAAATAAAGACACCCGAAGTGTGACTACCTCCTACTTTTCTACCCCTGATTGGTATGGTCTGGAATGTCTGATACGTACTGGCTTATCTTGTTTTCTCTCAGATGCAGAAAGGAAGGCTGCCCTTACTAAAGTAAAGGATGGCttattttcactttcaggaaagCTGAAATGAAGTCTTTATTTGGGCCAGAAGTTAACTTCTCTGTGATTTGCCTTAAGAAATATGTCAGATGAAGTAAGAATTCTTGTTTAGACCAGGAAAATAAATAGTTCGTGTGCTGGACTGTGTAGAGTATAGGATACATTGATTTTTCCTTTATGTTAATTCTGTATTGGCTTTACTTTTCTGATGCCTGGGTCACCTGCCAAATAACTTTGAAACCGAACTTTACCTAATTAGCATTAACAATAAACCTGAAAAATTATTTATCCTGATGTATTCAGGTCTCAAAGTAATTTGAAAGGAaagttttttcccccttaatatCATCTTGGAGGCCAAAAATTAGGCCCTTTTGTCTTTAAGGAGTTCCTAAAATCTTATTTGTTCACATTACATATGAAATTCCATACTTATTAATTATAAGGTGCAGTACTATTTATACACCACTAgaaactcggagaaggcgatggcaccccactccagtactcttgcctggaaaatcccgtggatagaggagcctggtgggccgcagtccatggggtcgctaagagtcagacacgactgagcgacttcactttcacttttcactttcatgcattggagaaggaaatggcagcccactccagtattcttgcctggagaatcccagggacagaggagcctggtgggctgccatctatggggtcgcacagagtcggacacgactgaagcgacttagcagcagcaaaaaacTCAATATGATTTGTATCAATTGTATGATGTGCCTCAGTTGTGGGAGGTGTTAAAATGTGAACTACTACATTTTAGGATAACTGAAGTACCGCATTGGTGTGGTGTGTGCCCTTAAATTGAAAGATGGAGCCTTGTTTAGGTTTATTTGAAAGGTGGAGCCCATTTAGGTTTATTTCCTGCCTCTCTCACTTTGATCTGTGTTTAGGATTTTTCACCCAAGCAATCATAGTAGTGGCTTCTGAGCTTCGGCAGTTGTTTTCTTCCTGTCCATTGTGCATTGTGAAAGGGGATGTATTGATTGTGCTGAAGCCGCAGAAGTAGAGTTTTTAATTTGATTGTAATCCAAGGGCTTATTTTGAAGTCAGGGACCAGGCGGTTGAACAATGGTGCTTGCAGCTTCCCCACAGCTGCCCTGTATCGGGGAAATGCTCTTTCATCTTACACAAGCGATAAAGCGGACTGCACCAGGAGCTTGCCTCCTCGGTGTCAGCATGGGCTTGCTCGTGACTCTCGAATCCTACCATCGTGTACAGAGCCCATCCCTAGCCTGTCTTCAACTGACACTTTCCATCTCATCATCCAAGTCCTCCCCCAGGTTGGCGTCAGTAACCCTGATCCTGGTACCAACttcaagcatctcttcttttaaaataattttatcaaaatgaaaaagtattatCCTGCTCTTGGCTGGGGCTCTTCCAGAAACAGATCTTAGGAGGATTCCAGCTCAAGTTGTTTAGGGAAGTGTAGGTGCATGGTTCACAGTGAAGTGATGTTGGGAA
Proteins encoded in this region:
- the B3GNT2 gene encoding N-acetyllactosaminide beta-1,3-N-acetylglucosaminyltransferase 2 isoform X1; the encoded protein is MSVGRRRIKLLGILMMVNVFIYLIVEVSKSSSQEKNGKGEVIIPKERFWKISDLPQAYWNKEQEKLNRRFNPILNTLANQTGEASGFSNISHLNYCEPDLRVMSVVSGFDSLPDRFKDFLLYLRCRNYSLLIDQPDKCAKKPFLLLAIKSLTSHFDRRQAIRESWGKETHVGNQTVVRVFLLGQTPAEDNHPDLSDMLKFESEKHQDILLWNYRDTFFNLSLKEVLFLRWVSTSCPNAEFVFKGDDDVFVNTHHLLNYLNSLSGNKAKDLFIGDVIHNAGPHRDKKLKYYIPEVVYTGVYPPYAGGGGFLYSGHLALRLYNVTDRVLLYPIDDVYTGMCLQKLGLAPERHKGFRTFDIEEKSRSNICSYVDLMLVHSRKPQEMIDIWSRLQSAHLKC